The following proteins are co-located in the Flectobacillus major DSM 103 genome:
- a CDS encoding phosphotransferase produces the protein MNVVPVSSSIIDAAYLSTFLPIPYSLDNNTVCQLIKAGINHTYLVDTGTHKYIFRIYSYNWRSITEINEEVNLLNLLHAKQIPISFAIPDLQGLYIQTFNAPEGPRFGVLFSFAEGEKILSFSEEIHYKIGETMAQIHQVTESLELERVTYSSEVLLVNSIQQTERFLSEDTDEMQFLRTTQQILLHTFDNLPTHGLRRGIVHLDIWFDNLNIAQDQITIFDFDFCGNGYLCMDIGYYILQIYSTETDEQTFRSKCQHFLAGYESVQKISAEEKAVLQAFATSIYFFYLGVQCQRYENWSNVFLNEVHLKRLIQLRIKRWFDLSFNLQDHGAKQ, from the coding sequence ATGAACGTTGTACCTGTTAGCAGCTCTATTATTGATGCAGCCTATTTAAGCACATTTTTACCAATACCATATTCTCTTGATAACAATACCGTTTGTCAGCTTATCAAGGCGGGCATCAATCATACCTATTTGGTAGATACTGGCACGCATAAATACATTTTCAGAATTTATAGTTATAACTGGCGAAGCATTACCGAAATCAATGAGGAGGTAAACCTCCTAAACTTACTTCATGCCAAACAAATACCCATTTCGTTTGCTATTCCCGATTTGCAGGGGCTGTATATTCAAACCTTCAATGCCCCCGAAGGACCCAGGTTTGGGGTATTGTTTTCGTTTGCTGAGGGTGAAAAAATCTTGTCATTTTCAGAAGAAATCCATTACAAAATCGGAGAAACGATGGCTCAAATACATCAGGTAACCGAATCGCTAGAGCTTGAACGTGTTACTTATTCTAGCGAAGTATTATTGGTTAATTCTATCCAGCAAACGGAACGTTTTTTGTCGGAAGATACCGACGAAATGCAGTTTTTAAGAACTACCCAACAAATACTCCTCCATACTTTTGACAATCTACCTACCCATGGACTACGCAGAGGTATTGTTCACCTCGATATTTGGTTTGATAACCTCAATATAGCCCAAGACCAAATCACTATTTTTGATTTTGACTTCTGTGGAAATGGCTATTTATGTATGGATATTGGCTATTATATCTTACAAATTTATAGTACCGAAACCGACGAACAGACTTTTAGAAGCAAATGTCAGCACTTTTTGGCAGGTTATGAATCTGTTCAAAAGATTTCGGCCGAAGAAAAGGCTGTACTCCAAGCATTTGCAACAAGCATATACTTTTTCTATCTTGGTGTTCAATGCCAACGTTACGAAAACTGGTCGAATGTCTTTTTGAATGAAGTTCATTTAAAAAGACTCATCCAATTACGAATAAAACGCTGGTTTGATTTGTCATTCAATCTACAAGACCATGGAGCTAAACAGTAA
- a CDS encoding proton-conducting transporter transmembrane domain-containing protein, whose product MNSLLHFFILFPILGFVVSLFIPDKKETIISGATFGFVGAHLLISIGFLGYWVFNGAPTLNQKDIVLFKTEGYEFFVDFLFDRITAVYLFVGALLTFLVTLYSRYYLHREAGYKRFFNTILFFYIGYNIAIFSGNLETLFIGWEILGISSFLLIAFYRERYLPVKNAVKVFSIYRIGDVGLILAMWASHHLWHENITFLKLSNYELVHEHLQSHSVMGVFISLMILVSAAAKSAQLPFSSWLPRAMEGPTPSSAIFYGSLSVHLGVFILLRTFPFWEHQLSVRIIIGLLGLVTSVITTGIARVQSSVKSQIAYSSISQIGLIFIEIALGFENLALFHFAGNAFLRTYQLLVSPSVVSYLIREQFYNFSPRKRSIEDSFPRRLANTFYILCLNEWNLDSLMYKVLWNPLKQIGAKLNFLNLNRVVLFFIPAYLIGLLSLLNKSLIPVNIQPYLPILFALLGLIMVLKSFTERRKTQMSWVMVAMNHFWVALSVSFNEQYKFDEVVWYLSGVVIASAIGYWCLSRLKGFEQNIDLNRFHGHSYKHPKIAFVFLLACLGVSGFPISPTFIGEDLIFSHIHEDQIVLASFTALSLIVDGLAIIRIYARVFLGPHAKSPYEMAYRSS is encoded by the coding sequence ATGAATTCGTTACTTCATTTTTTTATACTATTTCCGATTTTGGGCTTTGTTGTGAGCCTATTTATTCCAGATAAAAAGGAAACCATCATCTCTGGAGCTACTTTTGGGTTTGTGGGAGCCCACTTGTTGATTTCAATAGGTTTTTTGGGCTATTGGGTATTCAACGGAGCCCCAACACTCAACCAAAAAGACATAGTTCTTTTCAAAACCGAAGGCTATGAGTTTTTTGTGGATTTTCTTTTTGATAGAATTACAGCCGTGTATCTTTTTGTAGGGGCATTGCTTACGTTTTTGGTAACACTTTACAGCCGCTATTACCTTCACCGCGAGGCAGGATACAAGCGTTTTTTCAATACTATCTTGTTTTTTTATATAGGTTATAACATCGCTATTTTTTCGGGTAATTTAGAAACGCTCTTTATTGGGTGGGAAATTTTAGGAATCTCGTCTTTTCTATTAATTGCCTTTTACCGTGAGCGTTATTTGCCTGTCAAAAATGCGGTAAAAGTATTTTCAATTTATAGAATTGGCGACGTTGGGTTGATTTTGGCCATGTGGGCTAGTCATCATCTTTGGCATGAAAATATTACTTTTTTAAAACTAAGCAATTATGAGTTAGTCCACGAACACTTGCAGTCGCATAGTGTAATGGGGGTATTTATATCGTTGATGATTTTGGTTTCGGCCGCTGCCAAATCGGCTCAGTTGCCATTTTCTTCATGGTTACCACGTGCTATGGAAGGCCCAACACCATCGTCTGCTATTTTTTATGGGTCGCTGTCGGTACATTTGGGCGTATTTATTTTGTTAAGAACTTTTCCTTTTTGGGAACATCAGCTTTCGGTAAGAATTATTATTGGACTGTTAGGATTGGTAACGAGTGTGATTACAACTGGGATAGCAAGAGTACAGTCGTCGGTAAAAAGCCAGATTGCGTATTCGTCTATTTCGCAGATTGGATTGATTTTTATAGAAATTGCTCTTGGTTTTGAAAACTTAGCGTTGTTCCATTTTGCAGGAAATGCTTTTTTAAGAACCTATCAATTGTTGGTGTCGCCGTCGGTGGTAAGTTATTTGATCAGAGAACAATTTTATAATTTCTCGCCACGCAAACGCTCTATCGAAGACTCTTTTCCAAGAAGGTTGGCTAATACTTTTTATATATTGTGTTTGAACGAGTGGAATTTAGATTCGTTGATGTACAAAGTATTGTGGAACCCATTGAAACAAATAGGAGCAAAATTAAATTTCTTGAATCTCAATCGTGTGGTATTGTTTTTTATACCTGCGTACTTGATAGGTTTGTTGAGTTTATTGAACAAAAGCCTTATTCCTGTCAATATACAGCCCTATTTACCAATATTATTTGCTTTATTGGGTTTAATCATGGTGCTAAAATCATTTACAGAGCGAAGAAAAACACAGATGAGCTGGGTAATGGTAGCGATGAACCACTTTTGGGTGGCTTTGTCGGTATCGTTCAACGAGCAGTACAAATTTGATGAGGTTGTATGGTATCTGAGTGGTGTTGTTATAGCCAGTGCTATTGGGTATTGGTGTTTGAGCCGTTTGAAAGGATTCGAGCAAAATATCGACCTGAATCGTTTTCATGGGCATTCGTACAAACATCCCAAAATTGCTTTTGTCTTTTTATTAGCTTGTTTGGGTGTCTCTGGATTTCCGATTTCGCCAACATTTATTGGTGAAGACCTAATATTTAGCCATATTCACGAAGACCAGATCGTGTTGGCATCATTTACAGCCCTGAGTTTGATTGTAGATGGTTTGGCTATTATTAGGATTTATGCAAGGGTATTTTTGGGCCCACACGCCAAGTCGCCGTACGAAATGGCTTACAGGTCGTCGTAG
- a CDS encoding YbcC family protein yields the protein MKKQLVVFDEHHVLHDIKHFLPAQAPLKDFVHHNTLHAFQHLKFYQAIRNASEIFGYKVSLSLGEFRTLFEENRIREDILENVLIENKGISQLAKWKERLLSKTYNDHHLPRIGYVRSYWKKSYHLDLDSVVHPKLFRILCSYLDQGIAIWSFPVRNQGFLNAIIEMERNSFTSFFKTPRAKKLLLNTQPQITDLLKILIGDEALFEHYLYDQQFAHPGWSGMISAVETQPETLLDTKQVSLHDLIILELLLEIDAIDAQFGTDWTPLGNKIGHKPTALFAEVEETELSEVLRLWQTAFEWTYYDQVLAGLQMEKVGAKKAGPKTFQAMFCIDDRECSIRRHFETQDPHCETFGTPGFFGVEFYYQPEDGKFYTKVCPVPVKPKFLVKEIGSTNKRPKDVHFTKHSHSFYGGWLISQTLGFWSAMKLFINIFRPSMSPATASSLKHMDRFSKLTIDYERLKEQENGLQVGFMLDEMVQRVEGLLKSIGLVKDFAPIVYAIGHGSSSVNNPHYAAYDCGACSGRAGSVNARVISSMANNPQVREELRKRGIDIPDTTQFLGGLHDTTRDDIIFFDEESLSPANLAQHKKNLIAIDKATDFNAKERSRRFESIDTTQNEVKIHELIRQRSVSLFEPRPELNHATNALCIIGKRELSKGLFLDRRSFLNSYDYTIDPDGNALFSILKAAAPVCGGINLEYYFSRVDNQKLGAGTKLPHNVMGLFGVANGIDGDLRPGLPSQMIEVHDPVRMLIIVEHYNEVVLKTIQKAQETYEWFENDWLNLVTVHPTTKALSVFKNGTFEPYTPITKSLETVNDIMPLIESHQTNFPVYLINS from the coding sequence ATGAAAAAACAATTAGTTGTATTCGATGAACATCATGTGTTACACGATATCAAACATTTTTTGCCAGCACAAGCCCCTCTAAAGGATTTTGTACACCATAATACACTTCATGCTTTTCAACATTTGAAGTTTTATCAGGCCATCAGAAATGCTTCCGAAATATTTGGTTATAAAGTATCTCTTTCTCTTGGCGAGTTCCGTACATTGTTTGAAGAAAATAGAATCAGAGAAGATATATTGGAAAATGTGCTGATAGAAAATAAAGGTATATCGCAATTAGCAAAGTGGAAAGAAAGACTACTATCAAAGACGTATAATGACCACCATTTGCCAAGAATTGGTTATGTAAGGTCGTACTGGAAAAAATCGTACCACCTTGATTTAGATTCTGTAGTTCATCCAAAATTATTTAGAATATTATGTAGTTACCTTGATCAAGGAATTGCTATCTGGAGCTTCCCTGTTCGTAATCAAGGTTTTTTGAATGCCATTATTGAAATGGAGCGAAATAGCTTTACCAGCTTTTTCAAAACCCCCAGAGCTAAAAAATTACTCCTAAATACCCAACCACAGATTACCGACTTGCTCAAGATTTTGATTGGCGACGAGGCTTTATTTGAACATTATTTGTACGACCAGCAGTTTGCTCATCCAGGTTGGTCGGGTATGATTTCGGCTGTAGAAACTCAGCCCGAAACCTTATTAGATACCAAACAGGTTTCGTTGCATGACCTGATTATTTTGGAGCTATTGCTTGAAATCGATGCTATAGATGCTCAGTTTGGTACAGACTGGACTCCACTTGGTAACAAAATCGGGCATAAACCCACGGCTTTGTTTGCCGAGGTAGAAGAAACCGAACTCAGCGAAGTATTAAGGCTTTGGCAAACTGCTTTTGAATGGACCTATTACGATCAAGTATTGGCGGGGCTTCAAATGGAAAAAGTAGGAGCGAAGAAGGCAGGCCCCAAAACCTTTCAGGCTATGTTTTGTATCGACGACCGTGAGTGCTCTATTCGTCGTCATTTTGAAACACAAGACCCTCATTGTGAAACTTTCGGAACGCCAGGGTTTTTTGGGGTAGAGTTTTACTATCAGCCCGAAGACGGTAAGTTCTATACAAAAGTGTGTCCTGTACCAGTAAAACCTAAGTTTTTGGTAAAAGAAATCGGCTCGACTAACAAACGCCCTAAAGATGTTCATTTTACCAAACACTCTCATTCGTTTTATGGCGGTTGGTTGATTTCACAAACTTTGGGTTTTTGGTCGGCCATGAAGTTATTTATCAATATTTTCCGACCGTCGATGAGTCCTGCTACGGCATCGTCGTTGAAGCACATGGATAGGTTCTCAAAACTTACGATTGATTACGAACGGCTCAAAGAACAGGAAAATGGCTTGCAAGTTGGCTTTATGCTAGACGAAATGGTACAACGTGTAGAGGGTTTACTAAAAAGTATTGGCTTGGTAAAAGACTTTGCTCCGATTGTATATGCTATTGGGCATGGCTCTAGTAGTGTCAATAATCCTCATTATGCCGCCTACGATTGTGGTGCATGTAGTGGACGAGCGGGTTCGGTAAACGCCCGTGTGATTTCGTCGATGGCCAATAATCCTCAAGTACGAGAAGAGTTACGCAAAAGAGGAATTGATATTCCTGATACAACACAGTTTTTGGGGGGCTTGCACGATACCACCCGCGATGATATTATTTTCTTTGACGAGGAATCGCTGTCGCCAGCCAATTTAGCTCAGCACAAAAAGAATCTTATTGCGATTGATAAGGCAACAGATTTTAATGCCAAAGAACGTTCACGACGTTTTGAGTCGATAGATACCACACAAAATGAAGTTAAAATTCATGAGTTGATCAGACAACGTTCGGTGTCGTTATTTGAGCCACGTCCTGAACTTAATCATGCTACCAATGCTTTGTGTATTATTGGTAAAAGGGAGCTATCGAAGGGCTTATTTTTAGACAGAAGGTCGTTTTTGAACTCTTACGACTATACTATCGACCCCGACGGCAACGCTTTATTCAGTATTCTGAAAGCCGCTGCTCCTGTTTGTGGAGGTATTAATTTGGAGTATTATTTTTCAAGAGTAGATAATCAAAAATTAGGTGCAGGTACAAAACTGCCTCATAACGTAATGGGCTTGTTTGGGGTAGCCAATGGTATTGATGGTGATTTACGCCCTGGCTTGCCAAGCCAGATGATAGAAGTACACGACCCCGTTCGGATGTTGATTATTGTAGAACATTATAATGAAGTGGTGCTAAAAACCATTCAGAAAGCCCAAGAAACATACGAATGGTTTGAGAATGATTGGCTGAATTTGGTAACGGTACATCCTACTACCAAAGCACTATCGGTATTCAAGAATGGTACATTTGAGCCATATACTCCTATTACCAAATCTTTAGAAACCGTCAATGATATTATGCCATTGATAGAATCGCATCAAACTAATTTTCCTGTTTATTTAATCAACTCGTAA
- a CDS encoding glycosyltransferase, with translation MSKTIKILNICGYSWDIGGPPKIIYDHAVVQMSLGAEVTILTPISDGQKLYAIPEGAKVVTCKRHWGAKFWAEFSPELYFWLKENGNQYDIIHIHGVWHFAGVAPFLLPLKAAKCITIHGLLDKWTISKGYWKKWLFGVLFQKRILKNTQIIQINNLDEQADVKRFLGFEHPNVVIIPNGMNLANFSKMPEKGLFRKQCAIPKNKKMVLFLSRINLKKGLDLLLPAVREVLRHRKDFVLVLAGPDDGYLETTQAFIAQHELAEHIKLVGMLTGNSKLEAFSDADIFVLPSHSEGFSIATLEALISGAPSLLSDRVGFGEAIREAKAAHLVELNVDSIANGLTKMLDDKAYCAMLAQNGQALVRAKYDIEIVGRQLLDEFKKVLI, from the coding sequence GTGAGTAAAACGATTAAAATTCTTAATATTTGTGGGTATTCGTGGGATATTGGTGGCCCGCCCAAAATTATTTATGACCATGCTGTAGTGCAGATGAGCCTAGGTGCTGAAGTAACTATTCTTACGCCTATCTCGGATGGACAAAAGCTGTATGCCATACCCGAAGGAGCAAAGGTAGTAACCTGTAAGCGTCATTGGGGGGCTAAGTTTTGGGCAGAGTTTTCGCCAGAGCTATACTTTTGGTTGAAAGAAAATGGTAATCAGTACGATATTATTCATATTCATGGAGTATGGCATTTTGCAGGTGTTGCTCCATTTTTGTTGCCTCTCAAAGCAGCCAAATGTATTACCATTCATGGGCTTTTAGATAAATGGACGATTAGTAAAGGTTATTGGAAAAAATGGCTTTTTGGGGTTTTGTTCCAAAAGCGTATTTTGAAAAATACCCAAATTATCCAAATCAATAACCTCGACGAGCAAGCCGACGTAAAACGCTTCCTAGGTTTTGAGCATCCCAATGTCGTGATTATTCCGAATGGGATGAACCTTGCTAATTTTTCGAAAATGCCCGAAAAAGGACTTTTCCGTAAGCAGTGTGCTATACCAAAGAATAAAAAAATGGTGCTTTTTTTGAGTAGAATTAATCTCAAAAAAGGATTGGATTTACTTTTGCCTGCTGTTCGTGAGGTATTGCGTCATAGAAAAGATTTTGTCTTGGTATTGGCTGGCCCCGACGATGGCTATCTCGAAACCACTCAGGCATTTATTGCACAGCACGAATTAGCCGAGCATATCAAGCTGGTAGGAATGCTGACAGGGAATAGCAAATTGGAAGCTTTTTCGGATGCCGATATTTTTGTGTTGCCATCGCACTCAGAGGGTTTTTCAATTGCTACGCTAGAGGCATTGATTTCGGGAGCACCTTCGTTGTTGTCGGATAGAGTGGGTTTTGGCGAGGCTATCCGTGAGGCAAAAGCCGCTCATTTGGTTGAGCTAAATGTAGATAGTATTGCGAATGGTTTGACTAAAATGCTTGATGATAAAGCATATTGTGCCATGTTGGCTCAAAATGGGCAAGCTTTGGTACGGGCCAAATATGATATAGAAATAGTGGGCAGGCAGTTGCTCGATGAATTTAAAAAAGTATTGATTTGA
- a CDS encoding glycosyltransferase family 4 protein, with translation MKVLIIHNQLWAHYKSIIFDELQAIAHQDSNFELLVVQIAIIEKSRTALGKFNTSKIGYPYLLIHDGVLEEVSLQKKVIGILKAIASFKPDVVNLTGYYDIASWIVLLYCKIKGIKTILSNESTASDHRRKGIKEWIKSVIVRQFDGFFNFGTQSAQYMLQLGATPEQLLVSKNCVDNTTLKDAYQSSLPLREVIQKQLGLAEHNFIFVGRLIAFKNLNRFIQAFQIAQQQVVNSNQWGIIILGDGEEKEGLLQYTQEVSCRNVNFLPGVVWNRVPEYLALSDVLVLPSYSEPWGLVVNEAMACGLPVLVSNQCGCAIDLVQDGKNGFTFDPYDLTALSNLLVKFMTGTIDNKAMGKVSEEIIQEYAPSQVAIDMYRGFKKVSKKSK, from the coding sequence ATGAAAGTATTAATTATTCATAATCAGCTATGGGCTCATTATAAGTCGATTATATTCGATGAATTGCAGGCGATAGCTCATCAAGATAGCAACTTTGAACTACTGGTAGTTCAGATTGCCATTATTGAAAAAAGCAGAACTGCTTTAGGCAAATTTAACACTTCGAAGATTGGATACCCCTATCTGTTAATCCATGATGGTGTTTTGGAAGAAGTATCTCTACAAAAAAAGGTTATAGGTATCCTAAAAGCGATTGCGTCATTTAAGCCCGATGTAGTGAACCTGACAGGATATTATGATATTGCTTCTTGGATTGTTTTGTTGTATTGCAAAATAAAGGGTATCAAAACGATTCTTTCCAACGAGTCGACGGCTTCTGACCATCGCCGAAAAGGAATCAAAGAGTGGATAAAGTCGGTAATAGTAAGGCAATTTGATGGCTTTTTCAATTTTGGAACACAATCGGCTCAATATATGCTACAATTGGGGGCAACTCCTGAACAGCTATTGGTTAGCAAAAATTGTGTAGATAATACAACGCTCAAAGACGCTTATCAGTCGTCGTTGCCACTTCGTGAGGTGATTCAAAAGCAATTAGGTTTGGCCGAACACAATTTTATTTTTGTAGGTCGCCTTATTGCCTTCAAAAATTTAAACCGATTTATTCAGGCATTTCAAATAGCCCAACAGCAAGTTGTCAATAGCAACCAGTGGGGCATTATTATCTTGGGCGATGGTGAAGAGAAAGAGGGGCTTTTACAATATACTCAAGAGGTATCTTGTCGGAATGTTAATTTTTTGCCAGGGGTAGTTTGGAACAGAGTTCCCGAATATTTGGCCTTGTCGGATGTGCTGGTATTGCCGAGCTATTCCGAGCCTTGGGGCTTGGTTGTCAACGAGGCTATGGCTTGTGGCTTGCCTGTATTAGTATCTAATCAGTGTGGTTGTGCTATCGACTTGGTGCAGGATGGCAAAAATGGCTTTACATTCGACCCTTATGATTTAACAGCCTTGAGTAATCTATTAGTTAAGTTTATGACTGGTACTATCGATAATAAGGCGATGGGAAAGGTTTCTGAAGAAATTATTCAGGAATATGCCCCTTCGCAAGTGGCAATTGACATGTATAGAGGATTTAAGAAAGTAAGTAAGAAGTCAAAATAA
- a CDS encoding acyltransferase family protein: protein MSQKKIINSIQLLRGFAALVVVIHHVGGYVRVNIAETLFGDKFRIGFAGVDLFFVISGFIIYFTAQQYLGQASQFGVYWSKRLIRVFPIYWLVATALFLLQWFLSTYLKVTSFSTEYGSGFWIYLQTYLLFPLHFAINPVTWTLSYELFFYLLFSLLILSKRYWIIPAIILLVSFHNLIYHPILETNKGLSYYNFVFSGYNFEFLMGFLICYYFKKITISLPFSFLLLGVSITTILYWGYGVGDYDYYKRVLVFGVPSAGILWSLLNIEEKLSFRVPSPLLLLGDASYVLYLIHFPMLLLLNKLPKMLGIVLNKPQIVAYNYGVIVVIIASAIVIHKWVEKPVTSLLTKRIR, encoded by the coding sequence ATGTCTCAAAAGAAAATAATAAACTCCATTCAGCTTTTAAGAGGTTTTGCAGCGTTGGTCGTGGTGATTCATCATGTAGGAGGATATGTACGTGTCAATATAGCCGAAACACTTTTTGGCGATAAGTTTAGGATTGGTTTTGCGGGAGTCGATTTGTTTTTTGTGATAAGTGGCTTTATTATTTATTTCACAGCACAGCAATATCTTGGCCAAGCTTCGCAGTTTGGAGTATATTGGTCTAAAAGGCTTATTCGGGTATTTCCTATTTACTGGTTGGTAGCAACAGCGTTATTTTTATTACAATGGTTTTTGTCAACGTACTTGAAAGTAACCTCTTTTTCAACAGAATATGGGAGTGGTTTTTGGATCTATCTACAAACCTATTTGCTATTTCCATTGCATTTTGCCATTAATCCAGTTACATGGACACTTAGCTACGAACTGTTTTTTTACCTTTTGTTTTCTTTGTTAATTCTATCCAAAAGATATTGGATTATTCCTGCTATTATTCTGCTGGTTTCGTTTCATAATTTAATTTATCATCCTATTTTAGAAACCAACAAAGGGCTTTCTTATTATAATTTTGTCTTTTCTGGCTATAATTTTGAATTCTTGATGGGTTTTTTGATTTGTTATTATTTCAAGAAAATAACAATTTCATTACCTTTTTCATTTTTATTGTTGGGGGTATCCATAACTACGATATTATATTGGGGGTATGGCGTAGGCGACTACGATTATTATAAACGAGTACTTGTGTTTGGTGTGCCATCGGCGGGTATTTTGTGGAGTTTGCTGAATATTGAAGAAAAGTTATCTTTTCGAGTGCCAAGTCCATTACTTTTATTGGGCGATGCGTCTTATGTATTGTATTTAATTCATTTTCCGATGTTGTTATTGCTCAATAAGCTACCCAAAATGCTAGGTATTGTATTGAACAAACCTCAGATAGTAGCCTATAATTATGGCGTAATTGTGGTAATAATAGCCAGTGCTATTGTGATTCATAAATGGGTAGAAAAACCCGTTACATCTTTGTTAACCAAAAGAATAAGGTGA
- a CDS encoding WcaF family extracellular polysaccharide biosynthesis acetyltransferase — MTLKTDLSKFNNSWYYAGNKIKVIGWFLVSSVTINSYFPIPMFIKKRILTLFGARIGQNFVIKPKVNIKYPWFLEIGNNVWVGEDVWIDNFTTVKLYDNTCVSQGALLLTGNHNYKKTTFDQIIGEIHIEEGAWVGAKSIVCPGVRLHSHAVLAVGSVATKNLTAYSIYQGNPAVKVRERSILI, encoded by the coding sequence ATGACACTGAAAACCGACTTATCGAAATTTAATAATTCTTGGTATTATGCAGGTAACAAAATCAAGGTAATTGGCTGGTTTTTGGTGAGTTCTGTTACCATTAATTCGTACTTCCCGATTCCGATGTTTATCAAAAAACGAATCTTAACTTTGTTTGGGGCAAGAATTGGACAGAATTTTGTGATAAAACCAAAAGTAAATATCAAATACCCTTGGTTTTTGGAAATAGGCAATAACGTTTGGGTTGGCGAAGATGTATGGATTGATAATTTTACAACAGTTAAGCTGTATGACAATACTTGTGTGTCGCAAGGAGCGTTATTGCTGACAGGAAATCATAATTATAAAAAGACGACTTTCGATCAAATCATAGGCGAGATTCATATAGAAGAAGGGGCTTGGGTTGGTGCTAAATCTATTGTGTGTCCGGGTGTTAGGCTACACTCACATGCTGTTTTGGCAGTAGGCTCGGTGGCTACCAAAAATTTAACCGCTTACTCAATTTATCAAGGTAATCCAGCCGTGAAAGTACGTGAAAGGTCTATTTTAATCTAG
- a CDS encoding glycosyltransferase family 2 protein, with protein sequence MQQDISVIILTFNEEKHIARCIKSLLAFTDKIFIVDSGSTDKTVEIATGLGAVVQYNPWVNYAQQFNFGIENNPFKTKWLMRMDSDEYVLPELANEINTKLFVLATEITGVYVKRRVMFFDKWIKRGAYYPIWLLRLWQNGKGICEETWMDEHIKLTEGKHHNFDHDIVDHNLNNLTWWTQKHNLYAIREVIDLLNMKYDFREFESVEPNLFGSQEQRTRYLKMKYASLPLFTRPILYFIYRYFVRLGFLDGVQGLMWHFLQGFWYRFLVDAKIYEVYHRVGKDKKAIIDFFRTEYGKELNNLRK encoded by the coding sequence ATGCAACAAGATATTTCAGTTATCATATTGACATTCAATGAAGAAAAGCACATTGCTAGGTGCATCAAGTCGCTGTTAGCTTTTACCGATAAAATATTTATTGTAGATTCGGGCTCTACCGACAAAACCGTCGAAATAGCCACTGGCTTGGGAGCTGTAGTACAATATAACCCTTGGGTGAATTATGCTCAGCAGTTTAATTTTGGCATAGAAAATAATCCTTTCAAAACCAAATGGCTGATGCGTATGGATTCGGACGAATATGTTTTGCCTGAGTTAGCCAACGAAATTAATACAAAGTTGTTTGTATTGGCTACCGAAATTACGGGAGTTTATGTAAAACGAAGGGTAATGTTTTTTGATAAATGGATAAAAAGAGGAGCTTATTATCCGATTTGGCTGTTGCGTTTGTGGCAAAATGGAAAAGGGATTTGTGAAGAAACATGGATGGACGAACACATCAAACTTACCGAAGGTAAGCACCATAATTTTGACCATGATATTGTAGACCACAATTTGAACAACCTTACATGGTGGACACAAAAACACAACTTGTATGCGATTCGTGAGGTGATAGATTTATTGAATATGAAATACGATTTTCGTGAATTTGAATCAGTTGAGCCAAATTTGTTTGGTTCGCAAGAGCAAAGAACACGTTATCTGAAAATGAAGTATGCGTCATTGCCGTTGTTTACTCGTCCGATTCTCTATTTTATTTATCGATATTTTGTTAGATTAGGCTTTCTCGATGGTGTACAAGGGCTGATGTGGCATTTTTTACAAGGATTTTGGTACAGGTTTTTGGTAGATGCCAAAATTTATGAAGTGTATCATCGTGTTGGGAAAGATAAAAAAGCCATTATCGACTTTTTTAGAACAGAATATGGTAAAGAATTAAACAATCTCAGAAAATAA